One Enterococcus silesiacus genomic window carries:
- a CDS encoding ABC transporter permease, whose amino-acid sequence MISNLLISTLLSLRAHKLRVFLTMIGIIIGIASVVTISTLGEGMKKQVMSATSAMNTDVVKLHYTMQDESASGMMSFEEPDYSFSRVDMKKVRDIDGVESIYPQYGDGMMGDNLTTQLDYFGAKANLMVTSNRGQNKIKYGRDFDDRDINKDVIILNHDTFDMSLKMDDPGELIGKAVSINGYMYKVIGILEPFDYDALDNSEAMSLDWNIVNSSFVSRSSYNKLAASKSISGINFKLKEGTDKQTVIAQAVAILSENHPDVKGIFKENDLEQKNQQQMEEAIGGMTMFLMAVTAISLLVGGIGVMNIMYVSVTERKREIGIRRAIGAKPRMILLQFLLEAAFITLLGGLIGVGLGYLLSTVVGRFVDIIPVMTPSIFAISTVVSILTGVVFGIIPAISASRMDPIKAIYN is encoded by the coding sequence ATGATCTCAAATCTATTGATAAGTACCTTATTGAGTCTACGAGCGCATAAGCTGCGAGTGTTTTTGACGATGATTGGAATCATTATTGGGATTGCTTCTGTTGTGACGATTTCAACACTAGGTGAGGGCATGAAAAAGCAAGTAATGTCTGCAACGAGTGCTATGAATACAGATGTGGTCAAGCTACATTATACGATGCAGGATGAAAGTGCTTCTGGGATGATGTCGTTTGAAGAGCCAGACTATAGCTTTTCCCGAGTTGATATGAAAAAAGTTAGAGATATTGATGGCGTTGAATCGATTTATCCTCAATATGGAGACGGTATGATGGGAGATAATTTGACAACTCAGTTAGATTATTTTGGCGCTAAAGCAAATTTAATGGTCACTTCTAATAGAGGCCAGAATAAAATTAAATATGGTCGGGATTTTGACGATCGAGATATCAATAAAGATGTGATCATTTTAAATCATGATACGTTTGACATGAGTTTAAAGATGGATGATCCTGGTGAATTGATCGGAAAAGCTGTTTCAATCAACGGATATATGTACAAAGTGATTGGTATTTTAGAGCCGTTTGATTATGACGCATTGGATAATTCTGAGGCGATGTCGTTAGACTGGAATATTGTGAACAGTAGTTTTGTATCAAGAAGTTCGTATAATAAACTAGCAGCTTCCAAGTCAATCAGCGGTATTAATTTTAAATTGAAGGAAGGGACCGATAAACAAACGGTCATTGCACAAGCGGTTGCTATTTTAAGCGAAAATCATCCTGATGTTAAAGGGATCTTTAAAGAAAATGATTTAGAGCAAAAGAATCAACAGCAAATGGAAGAGGCTATTGGAGGTATGACAATGTTCTTGATGGCTGTCACTGCAATTTCTCTTTTAGTTGGTGGGATTGGTGTCATGAATATCATGTATGTTTCTGTTACAGAAAGAAAACGAGAAATTGGAATTCGTAGAGCAATCGGCGCCAAACCGCGGATGATCTTGCTGCAATTTCTTTTAGAAGCAGCATTTATAACCTTGTTGGGAGGATTAATTGGAGTAGGATTAGGTTATCTCTTATCTACCGTAGTCGGCAGATTTGTCGATATTATTCCAGTCATGACGCCATCGATTTTTGCTATATCAACAGTGGTATCTATCCTTACAGGTGTTGTATTCGGAATCATACCTGCAATCAGTGCATCAAGAATGGATCCAATCAAAGCTATTTATAATTAA
- a CDS encoding peptide ABC transporter ATP-binding protein: MTQEEQSPRPLIQMQAINKYFPVGKEKLQVLKSLDLTINEGEFIMIMGKSGSGKTTLMNIIGFLDRVSDGNYLFKGEDVSKLSENKKSEFRNEYLGFIFQQFFLINSLNVSQNVQLPCVYEGKKSNEEKRKIAEKYLELVGLGAKTKAKVNELSGGQQQRVAIARSLVNDPLLIMADEPTGALDSETGTEIMELLTELNQQGKTIVMVTHDGDMKKYATRVIHMKDGRFLEEEVIR; encoded by the coding sequence ATGACACAAGAAGAACAAAGCCCGCGACCTCTCATTCAAATGCAAGCTATCAATAAATATTTTCCTGTTGGGAAAGAAAAATTGCAGGTTTTAAAATCATTGGATTTGACGATCAATGAAGGTGAATTCATTATGATCATGGGAAAATCGGGAAGTGGAAAAACTACTTTGATGAATATCATTGGTTTTTTAGACCGTGTTTCTGATGGCAATTATCTTTTTAAAGGGGAAGATGTTTCTAAACTTTCAGAGAATAAAAAATCTGAGTTTCGAAATGAATATCTTGGTTTTATTTTTCAACAATTCTTTTTGATCAATTCATTGAATGTTAGCCAAAACGTGCAATTGCCTTGTGTATATGAAGGCAAGAAAAGTAATGAAGAAAAACGCAAGATTGCTGAAAAATATTTAGAGTTGGTTGGTTTAGGTGCAAAAACAAAAGCAAAAGTTAATGAACTATCTGGTGGACAACAGCAGCGAGTGGCGATTGCTCGTTCTCTAGTCAATGATCCACTGTTAATCATGGCAGATGAACCAACAGGGGCACTTGATAGTGAAACTGGAACTGAGATCATGGAGCTGTTGACAGAGTTGAATCAACAGGGTAAAACGATCGTGATGGTAACTCATGATGGCGATATGAAAAAATATGCGACTCGAGTGATCCATATGAAAGATGGTCGTTTCCTTGAAGAAGAGGTGATTCGATGA
- a CDS encoding RND transporter codes for MKKRTMIIAGIVAVVVIIGIFVLPSLFGGKQAAGPEMKTATEDLGIEYFEVPDIEQVYINGVVQPEQAEAFAKDNKMTSTPEIKVKNGDVVEPDTELFTYEDKEVTKEIEVQNNTLSKLATKKQNIYKKWNRAIDTFNKTKEEERNTTGAAIDEQHQAEVDGVDEEIFFSNETIADLSTKQFISTKAKFKGRVSIPEVKDENAPVLRLTSDGLYVAGKVNEKDLMKIAVDQKANLSVVSSGTTVTGKISYIDDNPPEAQANQNQGESTGADSSMSNYNVKLALDSLDGIKNGYHMQATINLGDNKPIEVPKKAIHDQDGKKYVLVNDFGSVIRRDIQVGEEKGENTVVNSGLESADRIVVSSKKEVKEGDLIGEESKESGAAAKE; via the coding sequence ATGAAAAAAAGAACAATGATCATTGCAGGGATAGTTGCAGTAGTGGTAATAATTGGTATCTTTGTTCTTCCAAGTTTATTTGGAGGAAAACAAGCGGCTGGTCCTGAAATGAAGACTGCCACAGAAGATTTAGGAATCGAATATTTTGAAGTGCCCGATATTGAACAGGTATACATCAATGGTGTTGTACAACCTGAACAGGCGGAAGCTTTTGCAAAAGATAACAAAATGACAAGCACACCAGAAATTAAAGTCAAAAATGGAGATGTTGTCGAACCTGACACAGAATTATTTACGTATGAAGATAAAGAAGTAACTAAAGAAATCGAAGTACAAAATAATACCTTAAGTAAACTTGCAACAAAAAAACAAAATATCTATAAGAAATGGAATCGAGCAATCGATACTTTTAATAAAACAAAAGAAGAAGAACGAAACACAACGGGAGCTGCTATTGATGAACAACATCAAGCAGAAGTCGATGGAGTAGATGAAGAAATTTTCTTTTCAAATGAAACAATTGCTGACCTGTCAACGAAGCAGTTCATTTCAACTAAAGCAAAGTTTAAAGGACGTGTGTCCATTCCAGAAGTCAAAGATGAAAATGCGCCAGTACTACGTTTGACATCGGATGGTCTATATGTTGCAGGAAAAGTAAATGAAAAAGATTTGATGAAAATTGCCGTAGACCAAAAAGCAAATCTTTCAGTGGTTTCAAGCGGCACAACGGTGACAGGTAAAATTTCGTATATCGATGACAATCCACCTGAAGCACAAGCAAATCAAAATCAAGGTGAAAGTACTGGTGCAGACAGTTCGATGTCTAATTATAATGTAAAATTGGCTCTCGATAGTTTGGATGGCATCAAAAATGGTTACCATATGCAAGCAACGATCAATCTAGGAGACAACAAACCAATTGAAGTCCCTAAAAAGGCAATCCATGATCAAGATGGCAAAAAATATGTATTAGTGAACGATTTCGGTTCAGTGATCCGCCGTGATATTCAAGTAGGCGAAGAAAAAGGTGAAAATACAGTTGTCAATTCAGGTTTAGAGTCGGCTGATCGAATCGTCGTTTCCTCTAAAAAGGAAGTCAAAGAAGGAGATCTGATTGGAGAAGAAAGTAAAGAATCAGGAGCAGCAGCTAAAGAATAG
- a CDS encoding TetR family transcriptional regulator: MPKKTFFHLTKEKQQRLLEAASIEFSRTALNDASIANIVRLAEIPRGSFYQYFEDKEDLYYYYFDLLRQDSKKNIEKYIKEADGDLFEGLAIYFPKLILEVLTGEHASFYHNLFMKMDYQTTSRISPQFTPNDKKGEPWQKKRHGHKMYKLIDLTKLNIQNEQEFKMLMQMLMNTVYSSIIEGYRKLKENPDYEIELTIGNFKTRLNWLKEGVYN, encoded by the coding sequence ATGCCAAAAAAGACTTTTTTTCATTTAACTAAAGAGAAGCAGCAACGCCTATTAGAAGCGGCTTCCATCGAATTTTCCAGAACAGCCTTGAATGATGCCTCAATTGCTAATATCGTGAGATTAGCTGAGATACCTAGAGGCAGCTTCTATCAGTATTTCGAAGATAAAGAAGATCTTTATTACTACTATTTTGATTTATTGAGGCAAGATAGTAAAAAAAATATTGAAAAATATATTAAAGAAGCAGATGGTGATTTGTTTGAGGGGCTAGCCATATATTTTCCTAAGTTGATTTTAGAAGTATTGACTGGTGAGCATGCGTCATTTTATCACAATCTTTTTATGAAAATGGATTATCAAACCACTAGCCGGATTTCTCCACAATTCACCCCAAACGACAAAAAGGGTGAACCATGGCAGAAAAAACGTCACGGCCATAAAATGTATAAACTGATTGATCTTACTAAGTTGAACATTCAAAATGAACAGGAATTTAAAATGTTGATGCAGATGCTTATGAATACCGTATATTCTTCGATTATCGAAGGCTATCGCAAACTTAAGGAAAATCCTGATTATGAAATTGAGCTAACAATTGGAAATTTTAAAACCAGGTTGAATTGGTTAAAAGAAGGAGTTTATAACTAG
- a CDS encoding guanylate kinase encodes MERKKLKHPFFVIIGPSGSGKTRVAEAVFPSEYKVISHTTRPIRKEEVEGADYYFETEEGFQHLLNMNALAEFDTYHGNQYGVGIAELIQKTTDHYAYDVLTFKGFQKIEEQFGNMIIPIFLDVSKKNVLSRLQTRENDTILIKQRGALYTQESQNKNKIITYPNHSIINANQPFEKVVKEVEQAVNERIKKLE; translated from the coding sequence GTGGAAAGAAAAAAACTCAAGCACCCATTTTTTGTTATTATCGGTCCTAGCGGTTCAGGAAAAACAAGAGTAGCAGAAGCTGTTTTTCCGTCGGAGTATAAGGTGATATCTCATACAACTCGCCCTATTCGCAAGGAAGAAGTAGAGGGTGCAGATTACTATTTTGAAACGGAAGAAGGATTTCAACACTTATTAAATATGAATGCTTTGGCAGAATTTGATACCTATCATGGCAATCAATATGGTGTAGGGATAGCAGAACTGATTCAAAAAACGACGGATCATTATGCCTATGATGTTTTGACGTTCAAGGGATTTCAAAAAATCGAAGAACAATTTGGCAATATGATTATTCCGATTTTCTTAGATGTATCTAAAAAAAATGTATTATCAAGGTTACAGACGAGAGAAAATGATACCATACTTATAAAACAACGAGGCGCATTATACACTCAAGAATCTCAGAATAAAAATAAAATAATCACATATCCGAACCACTCTATAATCAATGCAAATCAACCCTTTGAAAAAGTTGTGAAAGAGGTAGAACAAGCAGTAAATGAGCGCATAAAAAAGCTGGAGTAA
- a CDS encoding 6-phospho-beta-glucosidase, which produces MSIKTTAFPEGFLWGGATAANQLEGAYRSDGKGLSVADAMPGGKQRFQILGSDTFNWEIDEDKFIYPNHRGIDHYHRFKEDIALFAKMGFKCYRFSIAWTRIFPKGDEATPNEAGLKFYDQVIDECLKHGIEPVITISHYEMPLHLAKEYGGWKNRKMIDFFENYATVVLTRYGKKVKYWMTFNEINSAFHFPALSQGMVKATGAGDYQNVFQAWHNQFVASAKAVKIGHEINPDMQIGCMIIYATTYSIDANPINQMATLAQNQEFNFYCTDAQVRGEYPAYQQRMFDKYGVSELEIGDDDLALMKEYAVDYIGFSYYMSSAVNETADEEDTVVGNLLGGVRNPFLEASEWGWQIDPEGLRIALNELYDRYQKPLFIVENGLGAIDKVDENFYVEDDYRIDYLRRHIEAMSDAIKDGVDLMGYTPWGCIDLVSASTGEMSKRYGFIYVDLDDNGEGTMNRYEKKSFNWYKQVIETNGQELN; this is translated from the coding sequence ATGTCAATTAAAACAACTGCATTTCCAGAAGGATTTTTATGGGGTGGCGCAACAGCAGCCAATCAATTAGAAGGAGCGTATCGCTCTGATGGCAAAGGCTTGTCAGTAGCAGATGCAATGCCTGGAGGGAAACAACGTTTTCAAATTTTAGGTAGTGATACGTTTAATTGGGAAATCGATGAAGACAAGTTCATTTACCCTAACCACCGCGGGATCGATCACTATCACCGTTTTAAAGAAGACATTGCTTTATTTGCAAAAATGGGCTTTAAATGTTATCGCTTTTCAATTGCTTGGACTAGAATTTTTCCTAAAGGTGATGAAGCTACTCCAAATGAGGCTGGGTTGAAGTTTTATGATCAAGTGATCGATGAGTGCTTGAAACATGGTATCGAGCCTGTGATTACAATTTCTCATTATGAAATGCCTTTACACTTAGCCAAAGAATATGGTGGTTGGAAAAATCGTAAAATGATCGATTTCTTTGAAAACTATGCCACAGTTGTATTAACTCGTTATGGCAAAAAAGTAAAATATTGGATGACATTTAATGAAATCAATTCTGCCTTCCATTTCCCTGCATTAAGCCAAGGAATGGTTAAAGCAACAGGTGCAGGCGATTATCAAAATGTTTTCCAAGCATGGCATAATCAATTTGTCGCTAGCGCAAAAGCTGTGAAAATCGGTCATGAAATCAATCCTGATATGCAAATTGGTTGCATGATCATTTATGCGACAACCTACAGTATTGATGCAAATCCAATCAATCAAATGGCAACACTGGCTCAAAATCAAGAATTTAATTTCTATTGTACAGATGCTCAGGTTCGTGGTGAGTATCCAGCATATCAACAACGCATGTTTGATAAATATGGCGTCTCTGAGTTAGAGATTGGTGATGATGATTTAGCCTTAATGAAAGAATATGCGGTAGATTATATTGGTTTTAGTTATTATATGTCTTCTGCAGTCAATGAAACGGCTGACGAAGAGGATACAGTAGTCGGAAACTTATTAGGTGGTGTGCGCAATCCATTCTTAGAAGCAAGTGAATGGGGCTGGCAGATCGATCCTGAAGGCTTGAGGATTGCTTTGAATGAATTATACGATCGTTATCAAAAACCGTTATTCATTGTTGAAAATGGCTTAGGCGCGATCGATAAAGTGGATGAAAACTTTTATGTAGAAGATGATTACCGAATTGATTATTTACGTCGTCACATTGAAGCGATGTCAGATGCCATTAAAGATGGCGTTGATTTAATGGGCTACACACCTTGGGGCTGTATTGATTTAGTCAGTGCTTCAACTGGTGAAATGAGCAAACGTTACGGTTTTATCTATGTAGATCTAGATGATAACGGTGAAGGAACGATGAATCGTTATGAGAAAAAATCATTTAATTGGTATAAGCAAGTCATTGAAACGAATGGTCAAGAGTTGAACTAG
- a CDS encoding PTS beta-glucoside transporter subunit EIIBCA → MSKNQEIAERVLTLVGGEENVNSVVHCATRLRFKLKDEEKAATEKLNQDPDVIQVVRSGGQYQVVIGSHVSDVYKELMAHSGLGDDDSAKDEGPKGNIFNQLIDIISSIFTPFLGAMAGAGVLKGFLTLAVTLNWLTVESGVYVVLFAIADGIFTFLPILLAFTAAKKFKTNQFLAVCLAMALVHPSITALAGQPLSFAGIPVIIGASAYTSSVIPIILAVFVQSYVERFFKKVIPSFLQIICVPLAVFLVMAPVTFIAIGPIGTILGDLLGKGYDGIYGFSPIIAGAVMGGLWQVFVMFGMHWGFVPIMLLNLSAAGGGVDTMAPMLLPAVLAQGGAALAVFFMTKNVKLKGLALSSTITSIFGITEPTVYGVTLPLKKPFIAACIGGAVGGAFIGFSHVQNYVFGLISLLSLPGFIPQDTKDTSGLIAAVIGTIIAFVIAFVLTFILKFEDKPEAGSETPVKGQSDSSEAQNGNKNDKIVLTSPITGTIVPLDKVEDQVFSSGALGKGIAIEPILGELYAPANGEITTLFPTGHAVGITTEDGAEVLMHIGMDTVEMDGDGFEILVKQGDKVKQGDLLVKFDIEKIKAAGHPVVTPVVVTNSGDYLDVLDMDQTDVLHGEDFLAIVR, encoded by the coding sequence ATGAGTAAAAATCAAGAAATTGCTGAGCGCGTCTTAACGCTTGTCGGCGGAGAAGAAAATGTTAATAGCGTTGTCCACTGCGCTACTCGTCTGCGTTTTAAATTAAAAGATGAGGAAAAAGCGGCGACTGAAAAATTAAATCAAGATCCAGATGTGATTCAAGTTGTTAGAAGTGGTGGCCAATATCAAGTCGTAATCGGCAGCCACGTAAGTGATGTGTATAAAGAATTGATGGCGCACAGTGGTTTAGGCGACGATGATTCAGCAAAAGATGAAGGACCTAAAGGCAATATTTTTAATCAACTGATTGACATTATTTCTTCTATATTCACGCCATTCTTAGGTGCGATGGCTGGAGCTGGGGTCTTAAAAGGCTTCTTAACACTAGCGGTTACATTAAACTGGTTGACTGTAGAATCAGGTGTTTATGTTGTTCTTTTTGCAATAGCTGACGGGATTTTCACATTCCTACCGATTCTTCTAGCCTTTACTGCTGCGAAGAAGTTCAAAACGAATCAGTTTTTAGCAGTCTGTTTAGCAATGGCGCTCGTGCATCCTAGCATTACTGCTTTGGCTGGACAACCGTTGAGTTTTGCAGGTATTCCAGTGATTATTGGGGCAAGTGCGTATACATCATCCGTTATCCCGATTATCTTAGCTGTTTTTGTTCAAAGTTATGTTGAACGTTTCTTTAAGAAAGTAATTCCTTCTTTCTTACAAATCATTTGTGTTCCTTTGGCAGTATTTCTTGTAATGGCACCAGTTACTTTTATTGCAATTGGTCCAATCGGTACAATTTTAGGTGATTTACTTGGAAAAGGCTATGATGGAATTTATGGTTTCAGCCCAATTATTGCCGGTGCAGTTATGGGTGGTTTATGGCAAGTGTTCGTGATGTTCGGTATGCATTGGGGCTTTGTTCCAATCATGTTATTAAACCTTTCAGCAGCAGGCGGCGGCGTAGATACAATGGCACCAATGCTTTTACCAGCTGTATTAGCACAAGGTGGAGCAGCTTTAGCAGTCTTCTTTATGACAAAAAATGTAAAATTAAAAGGGTTAGCTTTATCTTCAACGATCACTTCGATCTTTGGGATTACAGAACCAACTGTTTATGGTGTTACTTTACCACTTAAAAAACCATTTATTGCAGCATGTATTGGTGGCGCTGTCGGTGGTGCATTTATCGGTTTCAGCCATGTTCAAAACTATGTATTTGGTTTGATCAGTTTGTTGAGTTTACCAGGATTTATTCCTCAAGATACAAAAGATACTTCTGGTTTGATTGCAGCGGTAATCGGAACAATCATTGCTTTTGTCATTGCTTTTGTATTAACCTTTATTTTGAAATTTGAAGATAAACCAGAAGCAGGCAGCGAAACACCTGTAAAAGGTCAAAGTGATAGCTCAGAAGCACAAAATGGCAATAAAAATGATAAAATTGTTTTAACAAGCCCAATAACAGGTACAATCGTTCCTTTAGATAAAGTTGAAGATCAAGTATTTTCATCAGGTGCATTGGGTAAAGGGATTGCGATCGAACCAATCTTAGGTGAACTTTATGCTCCAGCGAATGGAGAAATCACAACGCTCTTTCCAACAGGTCATGCGGTCGGTATTACAACAGAAGATGGTGCTGAAGTTTTAATGCACATTGGTATGGATACGGTCGAGATGGATGGTGACGGATTTGAGATATTAGTCAAACAAGGGGATAAAGTCAAACAGGGCGATTTATTAGTTAAATTTGATATTGAAAAAATCAAAGCAGCAGGACATCCAGTGGTAACGCCAGTTGTTGTGACAAATAGTGGTGATTATTTGGATGTATTAGATATGGATCAAACAGATGTTTTACATGGAGAAGATTTCTTGGCCATTGTTCGCTAA